A region of Bradyrhizobium sp. CCBAU 53351 DNA encodes the following proteins:
- the repC gene encoding plasmid replication protein RepC, with protein MQSRAPTTPFGRRSLKLAHVATQVAVSTRPSEKIVHKWKIFQAICIARPRLGISERALTVLDALLSFHPETTLTGEGDLIVFPSNNQLTLRAHGMPVSTLRRHLAVLVDAGLIVRRDSPNGKRYARKGSGGDIERAFGFDLSPLVVRAEEFERLAEEIKAEARAIKHARERITLCRRDIAKMIATGIEENVPTHREWKGPADWDEVHRAFRSIVETIPRRATCQELEAIADELSQLADDVLNLLETHVQAANMSANESHTERHLQNSNPNTLTELEPSLQEGRAASTEPQPQPARFAEGSYPLGMVLSACPDIVDYAKGGISNWRDFIATAAVVRSMLGISPSAWEEAQSVMGETQAAIVVGCILQRGEVIRSAGGYLRGLTRKAEAGEFSLGPILMAQINSRLHEKRRA; from the coding sequence ATGCAATCACGTGCCCCAACGACGCCCTTTGGGCGGCGCTCGTTGAAGCTTGCCCATGTGGCAACACAAGTCGCAGTATCGACCAGGCCATCGGAAAAGATCGTCCATAAATGGAAGATCTTTCAGGCCATCTGCATCGCAAGGCCGCGCCTCGGTATCTCTGAGCGTGCGCTGACGGTGCTGGATGCTCTGCTCAGCTTTCATCCCGAGACTACGCTCACGGGTGAGGGTGACCTCATCGTGTTTCCGTCAAACAATCAGCTGACGCTGCGAGCTCACGGCATGCCGGTGTCCACGTTGCGGCGTCATCTCGCTGTGCTTGTCGACGCCGGGCTCATCGTTCGCAGGGATAGTCCGAACGGCAAGCGCTACGCTCGCAAAGGCAGCGGCGGTGACATCGAGCGCGCCTTTGGCTTTGACTTGTCGCCACTCGTCGTTCGCGCCGAAGAGTTCGAGAGGCTGGCTGAGGAAATCAAAGCGGAGGCTCGTGCTATCAAACATGCGCGCGAGCGCATCACACTCTGCCGTCGTGACATCGCCAAGATGATTGCAACGGGCATCGAGGAAAACGTGCCGACCCACAGGGAATGGAAGGGGCCGGCTGATTGGGACGAGGTGCATCGGGCATTCCGTTCGATCGTCGAGACGATTCCACGCCGGGCGACCTGCCAAGAACTTGAGGCGATCGCCGACGAACTATCGCAGCTTGCCGACGACGTCCTCAATCTGCTGGAAACTCACGTCCAAGCAGCAAATATGAGCGCCAATGAGTCCCATACTGAGCGTCACTTACAGAATTCAAACCCAAACACTCTTACTGAACTTGAACCTAGCCTCCAAGAAGGCAGGGCGGCGAGTACCGAGCCGCAACCACAACCGGCGCGATTTGCGGAAGGCTCCTATCCTTTGGGTATGGTCTTGAGCGCATGTCCAGACATCGTCGACTACGCCAAGGGAGGGATTTCAAACTGGCGCGATTTCATTGCGACTGCGGCGGTCGTTCGATCCATGCTTGGCATCAGTCCCAGCGCGTGGGAGGAGGCGCAGAGCGTCATGGGGGAGACTCAGGCTGCAATTGTGGTCGGCTGCATCCTGCAGCGAGGGGAGGTCATCCGTTCAGCCGGCGGATATCTGCGGGGGCTGACGCGAAAAGCCGAGGCCGGCGAATTCTCGCTCGGGCCAATCCTAATGGCGCAGATCAACTCACGACTGCACGAAAAACGAAGGGCCTAA
- the groL gene encoding chaperonin GroEL (60 kDa chaperone family; promotes refolding of misfolded polypeptides especially under stressful conditions; forms two stacked rings of heptamers to form a barrel-shaped 14mer; ends can be capped by GroES; misfolded proteins enter the barrel where they are refolded when GroES binds), whose product MAAKEVKFSVEARDKMLRGVDVLANAVKVTLGPKGRNVVLDKSFGAPRITKDGVTVAKEIELDDKFENMGAQMVREVASKSADAAGDGTTTATVLAQAIVKEGAKSVAAGMNPMDLKRGIDLAVEAVVADLQKNSKKVTSNDEIAQVGTISANGDQEIGKFLSDAMKKVGNEGVITVEEAKSLETELDVVEGMQFDRGYISPYFVTNADKMRVEMDDAYILINEKKLSSLNELLPLLEAVVQTGKPLVIVAEDVEGEALATLVVNRLRGGLKVAAVKAPGFGDRRKAMLQDIAILTGGQAISEDLGIKLENVTLNMLGRAKKVMIDKENTTIVNGAGKKADIEARVAQIKAQIEETTSDYDREKLQERLAKLAGGVAVIRVGGATEVEVKERKDRVDDAMHATRAAVEEGIVPGGGVALLRASEQLKGLRTKNDDQKTGVEIVRKALSAPARQIAINAGEDGSVIIGKILEKDQYAYGFDSQTGEYGNLVSKGIIDPTKVVRTAIQNAASVAALLITTEAMVAELPKKAAAGPAMPPAGGMGGMDF is encoded by the coding sequence ATGGCAGCCAAAGAAGTCAAATTCTCGGTTGAAGCGCGCGACAAGATGCTGCGCGGCGTCGACGTCCTCGCCAACGCGGTGAAGGTCACGCTCGGTCCGAAGGGCCGCAACGTCGTGCTCGACAAGTCGTTCGGCGCTCCCCGCATCACCAAGGACGGCGTCACCGTCGCCAAGGAGATCGAGCTCGACGACAAGTTCGAGAACATGGGCGCCCAGATGGTGCGCGAAGTCGCCTCGAAGTCCGCTGACGCGGCCGGCGACGGCACCACCACCGCCACCGTGCTGGCCCAGGCGATCGTGAAGGAAGGCGCCAAGTCGGTCGCCGCCGGCATGAACCCGATGGACCTCAAGCGCGGTATCGACCTCGCGGTCGAGGCTGTGGTTGCAGACCTCCAGAAGAACTCCAAGAAGGTCACCTCGAACGACGAGATCGCCCAGGTCGGCACCATCTCGGCCAACGGCGACCAGGAGATCGGCAAGTTCCTCTCCGACGCCATGAAGAAGGTCGGCAACGAGGGTGTCATCACCGTCGAGGAAGCCAAGTCGCTCGAGACCGAGCTCGACGTCGTCGAGGGCATGCAGTTCGACCGCGGCTACATCTCGCCCTACTTCGTCACCAACGCCGACAAGATGCGCGTTGAGATGGACGACGCCTACATCCTCATCAACGAGAAGAAGCTCTCCTCGCTGAACGAGCTGCTGCCGCTGCTCGAGGCCGTGGTGCAGACCGGCAAGCCGCTGGTCATCGTCGCCGAGGACGTCGAAGGCGAGGCCTTGGCCACGCTTGTTGTGAACCGTCTGCGCGGCGGCCTGAAGGTCGCGGCCGTCAAGGCTCCGGGCTTCGGCGATCGCCGCAAGGCCATGCTGCAGGACATCGCGATCCTGACCGGCGGCCAGGCGATCTCGGAAGATCTCGGCATCAAGCTCGAGAACGTCACGCTCAACATGCTCGGTCGCGCCAAGAAGGTGATGATCGACAAGGAGAACACCACGATCGTCAATGGCGCCGGCAAGAAGGCCGACATCGAGGCGCGCGTGGCCCAGATCAAGGCGCAGATCGAGGAGACCACCTCGGACTACGACCGTGAGAAGCTCCAGGAGCGTCTTGCCAAGCTCGCAGGCGGCGTCGCGGTGATCCGCGTCGGCGGCGCGACCGAGGTCGAGGTGAAGGAGCGCAAGGATCGCGTTGATGACGCGATGCATGCGACCCGCGCGGCTGTCGAGGAAGGCATCGTCCCGGGCGGCGGCGTCGCCCTGCTCCGTGCCTCCGAGCAGCTCAAGGGCCTGCGCACCAAGAACGACGACCAGAAGACCGGCGTCGAGATCGTGCGCAAGGCGCTGTCGGCTCCCGCTCGCCAGATCGCGATCAACGCCGGTGAAGACGGCTCGGTGATCATCGGCAAGATCCTGGAGAAGGACCAGTACGCCTACGGCTTCGACAGCCAGACCGGCGAATACGGCAACCTGGTCTCCAAAGGCATCATCGACCCGACCAAGGTGGTCCGCACCGCGATCCAGAACGCAGCCTCCGTTGCAGCGCTCCTGATCACCACCGAAGCCATGGTCGCCGAGCTGCCGAAGAAGGCCGCTGCCGGCCCCGCGATGCCCCCCGCCGGCGGCATGGGCGGCATGGACTTCTAA
- a CDS encoding co-chaperone GroES, which yields MKFRPLHDRVVVKRIDAEEKTAGGIIIPDTAKEKPSQGEVVAVGPGGRDEAGKLIPIDLKVGDRVLFGKWSGTEVKIDGQDLLIMKESDVMGVLEVAESKKKAA from the coding sequence ATGAAATTCCGTCCGCTTCACGACCGCGTCGTGGTCAAGCGCATCGACGCAGAAGAGAAGACCGCTGGCGGCATCATCATTCCCGACACTGCCAAGGAAAAGCCCTCCCAGGGCGAAGTCGTCGCCGTCGGCCCCGGTGGCCGCGACGAAGCTGGCAAGCTGATCCCGATCGACCTGAAGGTCGGCGACCGCGTGCTGTTCGGCAAGTGGTCCGGCACCGAGGTCAAGATCGACGGCCAGGACCTGCTGATCATGAAGGAGAGCGACGTGATGGGCGTTCTCGAGGTCGCCGAGTCCAAGAAGAAGGCGGCTTAA
- a CDS encoding aminotransferase class I/II-fold pyridoxal phosphate-dependent enzyme produces MNYQLWIFSDECYSSFVFTRERHESIVMAQPGVRSRTILVNAFSKELAITRWRLGYLAAPRRSFLRPGSCRDI; encoded by the coding sequence ATCAACTACCAGTTATGGATCTTTTCCGACGAATGCTATTCCAGCTTCGTATTCACTCGTGAGCGCCATGAATCGATTGTCATGGCGCAGCCCGGCGTACGTTCACGGACGATCCTGGTCAACGCTTTCTCCAAGGAACTGGCGATCACTCGCTGGCGACTGGGCTATTTAGCAGCCCCCCGGAGATCGTTTCTGCGGCCAGGAAGTTGCAGGGACATATGA
- the aepX gene encoding phosphoenolpyruvate mutase, with amino-acid sequence MLRAQICSNRDLSFLMEAHDALSGAIAKRAGFKGLWASGLAIASSLGYRDANEASWSQLVDVVERIVDSTELPVLVDGDGGFGNFNNARLLARKLRQRGAAGVALEDSCFPKMNSFIGDRHPLADIDEFSGRLRAVKDTVAEDLVLVARIEALIAGHGMDEALVRASAYAAAGADAILIHSRKSTADEILSFASSWQNHRPVVIVPTKYYRTPVSSYRDAGISTVIWANHSMRAATAAMRHVCGRIIAEEGVASIEPAIATLEEIFELLRYDELARAEERYLDPG; translated from the coding sequence ATGCTGCGCGCTCAGATCTGCTCCAACCGCGACCTCTCCTTCCTCATGGAAGCTCACGATGCGCTCTCCGGCGCAATCGCCAAGCGCGCGGGATTCAAAGGTCTGTGGGCGTCGGGCCTCGCAATCGCCTCCTCTCTTGGCTACCGAGATGCCAACGAAGCATCATGGAGCCAACTCGTCGACGTGGTCGAGCGGATCGTCGACTCGACCGAACTGCCTGTGCTCGTTGACGGTGATGGCGGCTTCGGGAACTTCAACAATGCACGCCTGCTGGCACGGAAACTCCGTCAGCGCGGCGCTGCCGGCGTCGCGCTTGAGGACAGCTGCTTTCCGAAAATGAACTCGTTCATTGGCGATCGGCATCCGCTCGCAGATATCGATGAATTCTCCGGCCGTCTGCGGGCAGTGAAGGATACAGTGGCGGAAGACTTGGTCCTCGTGGCTCGGATCGAAGCCCTGATCGCCGGCCATGGAATGGACGAAGCACTGGTACGCGCTAGTGCTTACGCCGCTGCGGGAGCCGACGCGATCCTCATTCACTCGCGTAAGAGCACGGCGGACGAGATACTCTCGTTCGCGAGTTCCTGGCAGAACCACCGACCTGTCGTAATCGTTCCAACAAAATACTATCGAACGCCGGTCTCGTCATACCGTGATGCCGGCATCTCTACCGTGATCTGGGCCAATCACTCCATGCGAGCTGCGACTGCGGCAATGCGGCACGTCTGCGGCCGCATTATCGCTGAGGAAGGCGTTGCCAGCATTGAGCCAGCTATCGCGACCCTTGAAGAGATCTTCGAGTTATTAAGGTACGACGAACTCGCTCGCGCGGAAGAGCGATATCTTGACCCAGGATAG